A region from the Streptomyces lydicus genome encodes:
- a CDS encoding WhiB family transcriptional regulator, with translation MLLPHQPLQDAAVVPSQQVPDRDEAGPWHSEAVCRRDEAGLFFAPSKEPTAARLAREEAAKRVCARCPVMVECREHALLQPEPYGVWGGLTAAERRVVLTRRRRREAELQRAARMPAAG, from the coding sequence GTGCTGCTACCGCATCAGCCCCTGCAGGATGCCGCTGTCGTTCCGTCCCAGCAAGTGCCTGATCGCGACGAGGCCGGCCCCTGGCATTCGGAGGCGGTGTGCCGCCGGGACGAAGCCGGGCTGTTCTTCGCCCCGTCCAAGGAACCGACCGCCGCGCGGCTGGCCAGGGAAGAAGCCGCGAAACGGGTCTGTGCCCGCTGCCCGGTGATGGTCGAATGCCGGGAGCATGCGCTGCTCCAGCCCGAGCCGTACGGCGTGTGGGGCGGGCTGACCGCGGCCGAGCGCCGGGTCGTGCTGACCCGCCGGCGGCGCCGGGAGGCCGAGCTCCAGCGAGCCGCCCGTATGCCGGCCGCCGGATAG